Proteins encoded by one window of Aliivibrio wodanis:
- the exbB1 gene encoding TonB system transport protein ExbB1, producing MLNFSHLYSQLGIMALPLLCCSLITLALLIERSIQLLLFSGCSHRSIRKSLNQLNKKDDQGINTLISSLKQRRALSAKGNAMLLAHRDFTKTLREDVAGLWLQEKRHQLRSGLRLLSLIGMISPLFGLLGTVLGLIDMFKDVAATTGSITPNILADGLGLAMRTTAIGLIIALPAISSAQLLGLWADRILSRLEHSLNYTNLWIEGVFVSVESQQSNSQTEKPRSEVIA from the coding sequence ATGCTCAATTTTTCTCACTTGTACTCTCAATTAGGCATCATGGCATTACCGCTTTTATGTTGCTCTCTCATTACCTTAGCATTACTAATTGAGCGTAGCATTCAACTATTGCTCTTTTCTGGCTGCTCTCATCGTTCTATAAGAAAATCATTAAATCAATTAAATAAAAAAGATGATCAAGGCATTAATACTCTCATTTCTTCACTAAAACAGCGCCGGGCTTTATCAGCCAAAGGTAATGCTATGCTACTTGCTCATCGTGATTTTACAAAAACGTTACGTGAAGATGTCGCTGGGTTGTGGTTGCAAGAAAAACGACATCAATTACGTTCAGGGCTTCGTTTACTCTCTTTAATTGGCATGATAAGTCCTTTGTTTGGTTTATTGGGAACGGTACTTGGGTTGATTGACATGTTCAAAGATGTCGCTGCAACTACAGGCTCTATTACACCCAATATTCTGGCTGATGGGCTGGGCCTTGCGATGCGAACGACTGCGATTGGTTTAATCATTGCTCTGCCTGCTATTTCTAGCGCTCAGCTTCTTGGGCTATGGGCTGATCGTATATTGTCACGCTTAGAGCATTCATTAAATTACACTAATTTATGGATTGAAGGTGTTTTTGTCTCGGTTGAATCTCAACAGAGTAATTCTCAAACAGAAAAACCACGTTCAGAGGTAATAGCATGA
- the infC gene encoding translation initiation factor IF-3, with product MKGGKRGQQPAKQNAHRLNGEIIGVKEVRLTGLDGESVGVVSLNEALDVALTAGVDLVEISPNAEPPVCRVMDYGKFLFEKAKAAKEQKKKQKQVQTKEIKFRPGTDIGDYQVKLRNLTGFLEDGNKVKVTIRFRGREMAHQNIGVDVLNRLKADTEEFALVESFPTRIEGRQMIMVLAPKKK from the coding sequence ATTAAAGGCGGAAAAAGAGGCCAACAGCCGGCAAAACAAAATGCTCATCGTCTAAACGGTGAAATTATTGGCGTTAAAGAAGTGCGCCTTACAGGTCTAGATGGCGAGTCAGTTGGCGTCGTTTCACTAAATGAAGCGTTAGACGTTGCACTTACAGCAGGTGTCGATCTAGTTGAAATCAGCCCGAATGCCGAGCCACCAGTTTGTCGTGTGATGGACTATGGCAAATTCCTCTTCGAAAAGGCTAAGGCTGCTAAAGAACAGAAGAAAAAGCAAAAACAGGTTCAGACTAAAGAAATTAAATTTAGACCTGGAACTGATATTGGAGACTATCAGGTAAAACTACGCAACCTGACTGGTTTCCTTGAAGACGGCAACAAAGTGAAGGTAACAATTCGCTTCCGTGGCCGCGAAATGGCTCACCAAAACATCGGTGTTGACGTTCTTAATCGTTTGAAAGCGGATACTGAAGAGTTTGCTCTAGTTGAATCTTTCCCAACGAGAATTGAAGGTCGCCAGATGATTATGGTGTTGGCCCCTAAGAAGAAGTAA
- the hutD gene encoding heme transporter protein HuvD, ATP-binding component, whose product MPNHSMAISAKKISYQVNNKIILDDLNLDLYCGEVTTLLGPNGAGKSTLLKILCDEIESDSEIRYFNRKKEEWNKQLLAQQLGILPQQSSLTFSFTVNEVVELGGLPLDLPNKILKPITQSMMQKTGISHLAERLYPSLSGGEKQRVHLARVLTQVSQYQQKIVMLDEPTSALDLSHQHNTLRLARKLANEGAAVVVVLHDLNLAAQYSDRVIVLQDGKLQADGKPWEAITAKMIENVYGHKTLIQTHPMYDFPVVYAA is encoded by the coding sequence ATGCCCAATCACTCTATGGCAATTTCTGCCAAAAAAATCTCTTATCAAGTAAATAATAAGATCATTTTAGATGATCTTAATTTAGACCTTTATTGTGGCGAAGTAACGACTCTACTTGGCCCTAATGGTGCCGGAAAAAGTACTTTATTAAAGATCTTGTGTGATGAAATTGAATCTGACAGTGAGATCCGTTATTTCAATAGAAAGAAAGAAGAGTGGAATAAACAATTATTGGCGCAGCAGTTAGGTATTCTTCCTCAGCAAAGCAGCTTAACCTTTTCATTTACCGTCAATGAAGTGGTAGAACTTGGTGGTTTACCTTTAGATCTTCCAAATAAAATATTAAAGCCAATCACACAATCTATGATGCAAAAAACAGGGATAAGCCATCTAGCTGAAAGATTATACCCTTCTCTCTCTGGCGGTGAAAAACAGCGTGTGCATTTAGCTCGTGTATTAACGCAAGTAAGCCAATACCAACAGAAAATTGTGATGCTTGATGAACCGACCTCTGCATTAGATCTTTCTCATCAACATAATACGTTACGTTTAGCGCGGAAGTTGGCAAATGAAGGAGCTGCCGTTGTGGTGGTATTACATGATTTAAATTTAGCGGCTCAATACTCAGATAGAGTGATTGTATTGCAAGATGGGAAACTACAAGCGGATGGGAAGCCTTGGGAAGCTATAACAGCAAAGATGATTGAAAATGTTTACGGACATAAAACCTTAATACAAACACACCCGATGTATGATTTTCCTGTGGTGTACGCGGCTTAG
- the huvB gene encoding heme transporter protein HuvB, putative periplasmic binding protein, giving the protein MNNSILTSALLAFSLFSASSVALAQERIISAGSAVTELIYALDAQDSLIAVDVTSKMPQTNQLPKIGYHRQLSTEGLLALQPTQIIGSDEMGPQTTLDLLSQSNIKVNVVNTKPTIKGLLERIDEIALLTHHQENSQQIKDKVNKKVAQLKSNIPVKTKQKKVLYLLLHEGRAPYVAGSDTTMDEMIRLAGAINPAQSLISSFKPLSIEAMISMQPDVILVSHRSLIKLDGVDNIIKSIPTLAATPAGINKKIIGINGSALVGGLGLATLDEAARLNTLLYP; this is encoded by the coding sequence ATGAATAACTCAATACTGACTTCTGCTTTACTTGCTTTCTCGCTCTTTTCTGCCTCGTCTGTTGCTCTCGCTCAAGAACGAATTATTAGTGCAGGCAGCGCTGTAACTGAATTAATTTATGCCTTAGATGCCCAAGATTCTCTTATCGCTGTGGATGTCACCAGTAAAATGCCACAAACAAACCAATTACCAAAAATTGGTTATCATCGTCAACTTTCTACCGAAGGTTTGTTAGCATTACAACCAACTCAAATTATTGGTTCTGATGAAATGGGGCCACAAACTACATTAGATTTATTATCTCAATCTAATATTAAAGTGAATGTTGTGAATACTAAACCTACAATTAAAGGTCTATTGGAACGCATTGATGAAATCGCATTGCTTACTCACCATCAAGAAAATTCACAACAAATTAAAGATAAAGTGAACAAAAAAGTCGCTCAATTAAAAAGCAATATTCCAGTTAAAACTAAGCAGAAAAAAGTGCTGTATTTACTATTGCATGAAGGGCGAGCGCCTTATGTAGCAGGAAGTGATACCACAATGGATGAAATGATCCGCCTTGCTGGTGCAATTAACCCCGCTCAGTCATTAATTTCATCTTTCAAACCCCTTTCTATCGAAGCGATGATATCAATGCAACCTGATGTAATTTTGGTCAGTCATCGCAGTTTAATTAAATTAGATGGGGTTGATAACATCATTAAATCTATTCCTACGTTGGCAGCAACCCCCGCTGGTATCAATAAAAAAATCATTGGTATTAATGGCTCAGCACTCGTTGGCGGTTTAGGATTAGCAACACTTGATGAAGCTGCTCGTCTTAATACTCTGCTTTACCCATAG
- a CDS encoding phage DNA methylase → MHAPIIKSNLLHLINGDCLNHLKTLPTNSIDLILTDPPYFQVKKNAWDNQWPNVESFMAWLDDVLVELWRVLKPSGSLYLFCGPKLAANTELLIKARFDVYNHIVWAKPSGIWKRAHKPNLRSFFPSTERIIFAGHYDSEGFAKGANQYSIKCNELKAEVFKPLIDYFKNAREALGISAKDINEATGTQMCSHWFSYSQWKLPTEEQYTQLQLLFSKRNHALNKSHNELCNEYSALQTKFTVLLKEYDDLKREYELLRRPFKVTDEVPYTDVWTFAPVQYYPGKHPCEKPADLLEHIIKTSSREGQVVLDAFMGSGATGKSCLKLNRKFIGIEMEEDTYQKAVDYIYK, encoded by the coding sequence ATGCACGCACCCATCATAAAAAGTAACTTGCTACATCTAATCAATGGTGATTGCCTTAACCACTTAAAAACATTACCAACCAATTCTATTGATCTCATTTTAACTGATCCACCCTACTTTCAAGTAAAGAAGAACGCTTGGGACAATCAATGGCCTAACGTAGAAAGCTTCATGGCTTGGCTTGATGACGTCTTAGTTGAACTTTGGCGAGTTCTAAAACCCTCTGGAAGCCTATATCTATTCTGTGGGCCTAAGTTGGCCGCAAACACAGAGCTTTTAATTAAAGCACGTTTCGATGTATATAATCATATTGTATGGGCCAAGCCATCCGGGATATGGAAACGAGCGCATAAACCTAACCTGCGATCTTTTTTTCCATCAACAGAGCGGATCATATTTGCAGGACATTATGATTCAGAAGGTTTTGCCAAAGGTGCCAACCAATATTCAATTAAGTGTAATGAATTAAAAGCAGAAGTATTTAAACCTCTTATCGATTATTTTAAAAATGCTCGAGAAGCCCTTGGCATTTCAGCAAAAGATATTAATGAAGCTACCGGCACACAAATGTGCTCTCATTGGTTTTCATACAGTCAATGGAAACTCCCTACAGAAGAACAATACACCCAGCTACAACTGCTTTTTTCTAAACGTAATCATGCGTTAAATAAAAGTCATAATGAGTTATGTAACGAATATTCAGCTCTGCAAACAAAGTTCACGGTGCTACTGAAAGAATATGATGATTTAAAGCGAGAGTATGAATTATTAAGACGCCCATTCAAAGTTACAGATGAGGTTCCTTATACTGATGTTTGGACCTTTGCTCCTGTTCAATACTATCCAGGCAAACATCCTTGTGAAAAACCTGCGGATTTACTCGAACACATAATTAAAACAAGTAGCCGTGAAGGCCAAGTTGTATTAGATGCTTTCATGGGGTCTGGCGCTACTGGTAAATCATGTTTAAAATTGAATAGAAAATTTATAGGTATAGAAATGGAAGAAGATACTTACCAAAAAGCTGTCGATTACATTTACAAATAG
- a CDS encoding putative uncharacterized phage protein, with product MKNIFKSFYQPADIELEELWDKAIFVFDTNVLTNLYRYQSSTRESLLKVMEQLNDRVWIPHHVALEYQRNRLTVVGEQHKKFNDTKKIVESAVSDLQKKLENLQLKKRHSHINPDSLINGINELSQQFFKELDDLEADSIKVGTTDLLRDRLDNLFAEKVGEAPSQECILSIEKEGKERFNKQIPPGYQDSNKAKNGNDSYIFSGVEYHRQYGDLIVWKQILEYVKLIDIKHLIFITDDNKEDWWQKNQGKTISLRTELIDEIFRETNLKSFYAYKSESFLTNANKYLDENVSEEVIKEVKLTSDIQKDLDGSKTVDPMLEAEYLENDLNIQSKWKNALERITKQANLASLWQNDLERITKQTDMASLWQNDLERITKQTDMASLWQNDLERITKQTDMASLWQNDLERITKQTDMASLWQNDLERITKQHDALKGQEQLAKKLSKFDNTAESSFIPDELDKNDEQ from the coding sequence ATGAAAAACATATTTAAAAGCTTTTATCAACCAGCAGATATTGAATTAGAAGAACTTTGGGATAAAGCTATCTTTGTATTTGATACAAATGTATTAACAAATCTGTATCGATATCAATCTAGTACTCGTGAATCTTTGCTAAAAGTTATGGAGCAGCTTAATGATAGAGTCTGGATTCCTCATCATGTAGCACTTGAATATCAAAGAAATCGTCTAACGGTCGTGGGTGAGCAACATAAAAAATTTAATGATACAAAAAAAATTGTAGAAAGTGCAGTTAGTGATTTACAAAAAAAGCTAGAAAATTTACAACTAAAAAAAAGACATAGTCATATTAATCCAGACTCGTTGATCAATGGTATTAATGAGTTAAGTCAACAGTTCTTTAAAGAGTTAGATGATTTGGAAGCAGATAGTATAAAAGTTGGTACTACAGATCTTTTACGAGATAGGTTAGATAATCTATTTGCAGAAAAAGTAGGTGAAGCTCCAAGCCAAGAATGTATATTAAGCATAGAAAAAGAAGGTAAAGAACGCTTTAATAAACAAATCCCACCAGGATATCAAGATTCTAATAAAGCTAAAAACGGTAATGATAGTTATATCTTTAGTGGTGTTGAATATCATAGACAATATGGAGACTTGATCGTTTGGAAACAAATACTTGAGTATGTTAAATTAATTGATATAAAGCATTTGATCTTTATTACTGATGATAATAAGGAAGATTGGTGGCAAAAAAACCAAGGCAAAACAATCAGCCTGAGAACTGAACTAATTGACGAAATTTTTAGAGAGACTAACTTAAAAAGTTTTTATGCATATAAATCAGAATCCTTCTTAACGAATGCAAATAAATATCTTGACGAAAATGTTTCAGAAGAGGTTATTAAAGAAGTAAAACTTACATCTGATATTCAAAAAGATTTAGACGGAAGTAAAACAGTTGACCCAATGTTAGAAGCTGAATATTTAGAGAACGATTTAAATATACAGTCTAAATGGAAAAATGCTCTAGAACGAATAACGAAACAAGCCAATCTGGCGTCACTATGGCAGAACGATTTAGAACGAATAACGAAACAAACCGATATGGCGTCACTATGGCAGAACGATTTAGAGCGAATAACGAAACAAACCGATATGGCGTCTCTATGGCAGAACGATTTAGAACGAATAACGAAACAAACCGATATGGCGTCACTATGGCAGAACGATTTAGAGCGAATAACGAAACAAACCGATATGGCGTCTCTATGGCAGAACGATTTAGAACGAATAACGAAACAACATGATGCATTAAAAGGACAAGAACAACTGGCGAAAAAATTGTCTAAATTCGATAATACTGCAGAATCTAGTTTTATCCCTGATGAACTTGATAAAAATGATGAGCAATAA
- the thrS gene encoding threonyl-tRNA synthetase — protein MPVITLPDGSQRQFDNAVSTMDVAADIGPGLAKACIAGRVDGVRVDACDLIENDAQLEIITAKDEDGLEIIRHSCAHLLGHAVKQFFPEAKMAIGPTIDNGFYYDIDLEHSLTQEDLDKIEKRMKELAKTKYQVIKKNVSWQEARDAFDARGETYKIEILDENVSKDDRPGLYHHEEYIDMCRGPHVPNMSFCQNFKILSVAGAYWRGNSDNKMLQRIYGTAFQDKKLLKAHLIRLEEAAKRDHRKIGKHLDLFHMQQEAPGMVFWHHNGWTIFRELEVFIREKLTEYDYQEVKGPLMMDRVLWERSGHWDKYAEAMFTTSSENREYAIKPMNCPGHVQIFNQGLKSYRDLPLRMAEFGSCHRNEPSGALHGIMRVRGFTQDDAHVFCTEAQVQAEVKSCIEMVYDTYTTFGFENIVVKLSTRPEQRVGSDEMWDKAEADLILALESMNINYEVQKGEGAFYGPKIEFTLHDCLDRAWQCGTVQLDFALPERLGATYVGEDNERHTPVMIHRAILGSLERFIGILIEDYAGFFPTWLAPEQAIVMGITDKQADYVQEIAKKLQKNGFRVKADLRNEKIGFKIREHTLKRVPYMLVCGDQEMEAGEIAVRTRKGKDLGKFKIDDFVAFLQQEVSTRTLNTVEE, from the coding sequence ATGCCTGTAATTACTCTTCCAGACGGTTCTCAACGTCAATTCGATAACGCTGTTTCTACTATGGATGTTGCTGCTGACATCGGCCCAGGTCTTGCGAAAGCTTGTATCGCTGGCCGTGTTGATGGTGTTCGTGTTGATGCGTGTGATTTAATTGAAAATGACGCACAACTTGAAATCATCACAGCAAAAGATGAAGATGGTTTAGAAATCATTCGCCACTCTTGTGCGCACCTTTTAGGTCACGCAGTTAAGCAGTTTTTCCCAGAAGCAAAAATGGCGATTGGTCCTACTATCGATAACGGTTTCTACTACGATATCGATTTAGAGCACTCTTTAACGCAAGAAGATCTTGATAAGATTGAAAAGCGTATGAAAGAGCTAGCTAAAACCAAGTACCAAGTAATCAAGAAGAACGTAAGCTGGCAAGAAGCTCGCGATGCATTCGATGCTCGTGGCGAAACTTACAAAATTGAAATCCTTGACGAAAACGTTTCTAAAGACGATCGTCCAGGTTTATACCACCATGAAGAATACATCGACATGTGTCGTGGTCCTCACGTTCCAAACATGAGCTTCTGTCAGAACTTTAAGATTCTGAGTGTAGCTGGTGCATATTGGCGTGGTAACAGCGACAACAAAATGCTTCAACGTATCTACGGCACAGCATTCCAAGATAAGAAGTTGCTTAAAGCACACCTTATCCGCCTAGAAGAAGCTGCAAAGCGTGATCACCGTAAAATTGGTAAGCATCTTGACTTGTTCCACATGCAGCAAGAAGCACCAGGTATGGTTTTCTGGCACCACAACGGTTGGACTATCTTCCGTGAGCTAGAAGTATTTATTCGTGAAAAACTAACAGAATACGATTACCAAGAAGTAAAAGGCCCATTAATGATGGATCGTGTACTTTGGGAGCGTTCTGGCCACTGGGACAAATACGCAGAAGCGATGTTCACAACAAGTTCAGAGAACCGTGAATACGCTATCAAGCCAATGAACTGCCCAGGTCACGTTCAAATCTTTAACCAAGGTCTGAAATCATACCGTGATCTGCCATTACGTATGGCTGAGTTCGGTTCATGTCACCGTAATGAGCCATCAGGTGCTCTACACGGTATCATGCGTGTTCGTGGCTTTACTCAAGATGATGCACACGTATTCTGTACAGAAGCTCAAGTACAAGCTGAAGTTAAGTCTTGTATCGAAATGGTTTATGATACATATACTACATTTGGTTTTGAAAATATCGTAGTTAAGCTATCTACACGTCCTGAACAGCGTGTGGGTTCTGACGAAATGTGGGACAAAGCTGAAGCAGATTTAATCCTTGCGCTAGAATCTATGAACATCAATTATGAAGTTCAAAAGGGTGAGGGTGCGTTCTACGGACCGAAAATTGAATTTACTTTGCATGATTGTCTGGACCGTGCGTGGCAATGTGGTACAGTACAGCTCGATTTTGCATTACCAGAGCGTTTAGGCGCAACTTACGTAGGTGAAGATAACGAACGTCACACACCAGTGATGATTCACCGCGCGATTTTAGGTTCTCTTGAACGTTTCATCGGTATCTTAATTGAAGACTACGCAGGCTTTTTCCCAACGTGGTTGGCGCCAGAACAAGCAATTGTGATGGGCATTACAGACAAACAAGCCGATTATGTACAAGAAATTGCAAAAAAACTGCAAAAAAATGGATTTAGAGTCAAAGCGGACTTGAGAAATGAGAAGATTGGCTTTAAAATCAGGGAACATACTTTGAAACGTGTTCCGTACATGCTTGTCTGTGGTGACCAAGAAATGGAAGCTGGAGAAATAGCAGTACGTACTCGTAAAGGTAAAGATTTGGGTAAATTTAAAATTGATGATTTTGTTGCATTCCTGCAGCAAGAAGTTAGTACCCGAACGCTCAATACTGTGGAGGAATAA
- the huvC gene encoding heme transporter protein HuvC, transmembrane permease component, with protein MLLKYIPYSKLLTISSLFLIFIALSSIATGPMNITLNDSFNSLAPWSTIETPAHIDLIIHQVRLPRTLLCMLVGAILAISGVVMQGLFRNPLAEPGIIGVSAGAALGAALAIVLFSSIAEQFPLFMNFAAVPIFAFLGGAITTLIVYRLGTSKFGTSITVMLLAGVAISALSGAGIGYLNFIADDQMLRDLSLWSMGSLAGATWPDLMLAAIGLIVLLFLFMKNASGLNALLLGEAEAKHLGINVQSLKKRMIILSAVGVGITVSLSGMIGFIGLIIPHLGRMIAGPNHKTLLPLSALLGGLLLTCADMFARVAVSPAELPVGIVTAIIGAPFFLYLLFTQRGKI; from the coding sequence ATGTTGTTGAAATACATTCCTTATTCAAAATTATTAACCATTAGTTCACTTTTTCTTATTTTCATAGCACTTAGCTCTATTGCTACAGGGCCAATGAACATTACATTAAATGACAGTTTTAATAGTTTAGCTCCTTGGTCTACCATTGAGACCCCTGCTCATATTGATTTGATCATTCACCAAGTTAGATTACCTAGAACCTTATTGTGTATGCTTGTCGGAGCAATTTTGGCTATTTCAGGGGTGGTTATGCAGGGGTTATTTCGTAATCCATTAGCGGAGCCTGGAATCATAGGCGTCTCTGCAGGTGCTGCGCTTGGTGCTGCTTTGGCAATCGTTCTCTTTTCATCTATCGCAGAACAATTTCCTTTATTTATGAATTTTGCTGCTGTGCCTATTTTTGCTTTTCTTGGTGGCGCTATCACTACTTTAATCGTCTATCGCTTAGGAACCAGTAAATTTGGCACCTCAATTACGGTTATGCTGTTAGCAGGTGTTGCTATTAGTGCTTTATCTGGGGCTGGAATTGGCTATTTAAATTTCATTGCTGATGATCAAATGCTCCGTGATCTTTCTCTATGGTCAATGGGCTCATTAGCCGGTGCAACATGGCCAGATTTAATGTTGGCAGCAATTGGACTAATTGTACTATTGTTTTTATTTATGAAAAACGCATCAGGTCTAAATGCACTACTGCTTGGTGAAGCTGAAGCTAAACACTTAGGTATTAATGTTCAATCTTTAAAAAAACGTATGATTATTTTAAGCGCTGTTGGGGTAGGGATAACTGTCAGTCTATCTGGCATGATTGGTTTTATCGGCCTTATTATCCCTCACCTTGGTCGTATGATCGCAGGTCCGAATCATAAAACCTTATTACCGCTCTCTGCACTTCTTGGTGGTTTGCTCTTAACCTGTGCAGATATGTTTGCTCGCGTTGCTGTTAGCCCTGCTGAATTACCCGTAGGTATTGTTACCGCAATTATTGGAGCTCCTTTCTTTTTATACTTACTTTTCACTCAAAGAGGAAAGATCTAA
- the tonB1 gene encoding TonB protein, translating to MEIPVLNFRYFAAVGVSLAIHTALIWSVPEKKAFAMPVGSQSSQVNIQFVAPSSPSIPSEKKIVAEKAKVKPTQPEKTVTKKIADVKKPTKTHKPKPTIKEKSITKAPVKTEKQKTAKVKPNEPLKKTKTINKKKVTKADSAAKPVASRAGATEKPQLIKKPSFLKRPSAPRYPRIAQRKGIEGTALYEIWLNENGKQVKQQLITSSGASVLDEAALNAIRDWKFSPQVINGQAIAHRVQIPVRFSLN from the coding sequence ATGGAGATCCCTGTGCTGAACTTTCGTTATTTTGCAGCTGTTGGCGTTTCATTAGCCATTCATACTGCGCTTATTTGGTCTGTGCCGGAAAAAAAAGCTTTTGCCATGCCTGTGGGTAGCCAATCTTCACAAGTAAATATCCAATTTGTAGCTCCGAGTTCGCCTTCTATTCCATCAGAAAAAAAAATCGTAGCTGAAAAAGCAAAAGTGAAGCCGACTCAACCTGAAAAAACAGTGACAAAAAAAATTGCTGATGTGAAAAAACCAACAAAAACACACAAACCTAAACCTACAATAAAAGAAAAAAGCATTACAAAAGCCCCTGTAAAAACTGAGAAACAGAAAACAGCGAAAGTAAAGCCAAATGAGCCTTTAAAAAAAACCAAGACTATTAATAAGAAAAAAGTCACTAAAGCCGACAGCGCAGCAAAACCTGTTGCATCAAGGGCTGGTGCAACAGAAAAACCACAATTGATAAAAAAACCAAGTTTTCTTAAACGTCCAAGTGCACCACGCTACCCTCGTATTGCACAACGTAAAGGTATTGAAGGGACGGCACTATATGAAATTTGGTTGAACGAAAATGGTAAACAAGTAAAACAGCAATTAATCACCTCTTCAGGTGCAAGTGTGCTCGATGAAGCAGCTCTTAATGCAATACGTGATTGGAAATTTTCACCCCAAGTTATTAATGGTCAGGCTATTGCGCACCGCGTTCAGATACCTGTCCGATTCTCTCTAAACTAG
- the rplT gene encoding 50S ribosomal protein L20: MPRVKRGVQARARHKKVLKQAKGYYGARSRVYRVAFQAVTKAGQYAYRDRRNKKRVFRQLWIARINAAARQNEMSYSRFINGLKKASIEIDRKILADIAVFDKVAFAALVAKAKAAL, translated from the coding sequence ATGCCTCGCGTAAAACGTGGTGTACAAGCTCGTGCACGTCATAAGAAAGTTCTAAAACAAGCTAAAGGTTACTACGGAGCACGTTCACGTGTTTACCGTGTAGCTTTCCAGGCAGTTACTAAAGCAGGTCAATATGCTTACCGTGACCGTCGCAACAAAAAGCGTGTTTTCCGTCAACTTTGGATCGCTCGTATCAATGCTGCAGCTCGTCAAAACGAGATGTCTTACAGCCGTTTCATTAACGGTCTTAAGAAAGCATCTATTGAAATCGATCGTAAGATCCTAGCTGACATCGCTGTATTCGACAAAGTAGCATTCGCTGCTCTTGTTGCTAAGGCGAAAGCTGCTCTTTAA
- the exbD1 gene encoding TonB system transport protein ExbD1 produces MITLTTDTSSESFQPDLTPLLDIIFIVMVFLLLTATVKLQSLEVSLPSAETESISDVDSKSLTVNILEEAPYWGLDGKSYSSWEDFTQALLTQVNLKPEFQVVIASDKSAEIQHMVKLLAFLQDNKIKATQILMDENK; encoded by the coding sequence ATGATAACGCTAACAACAGACACTTCATCTGAGTCATTTCAACCAGACCTGACCCCTCTTTTAGATATCATCTTCATTGTAATGGTGTTTCTATTATTAACGGCTACGGTAAAACTTCAATCCCTTGAGGTTAGCTTACCTAGTGCAGAAACCGAATCAATCTCGGATGTCGATAGTAAATCTCTTACGGTCAATATTTTAGAAGAGGCACCTTATTGGGGGTTAGATGGCAAATCTTACTCTTCTTGGGAAGATTTCACTCAAGCTTTATTAACCCAAGTAAACCTAAAACCTGAATTCCAAGTAGTGATCGCCTCCGATAAATCAGCTGAGATCCAACATATGGTTAAGCTGCTCGCCTTTCTACAAGATAATAAAATAAAAGCGACTCAAATTTTAATGGATGAAAATAAATAA
- the rpmI gene encoding 50S ribosomal subunit protein L35 — protein sequence MPKMKSNKGASKRFKKTAGGIKFKHATKRHILTKRTTKNKRQLRPNSLLPKCEVAAVARMLPYA from the coding sequence ATGCCTAAGATGAAATCGAACAAAGGTGCTTCTAAGCGTTTTAAGAAAACTGCTGGTGGTATCAAATTTAAGCACGCTACGAAACGTCACATCCTGACTAAACGTACTACTAAAAACAAGCGTCAGCTTCGTCCAAACTCTCTACTTCCAAAATGTGAAGTAGCAGCAGTTGCACGTATGCTTCCATACGCATAA